Genomic DNA from Gemmatimonadota bacterium:
CTCTGCTCGAGGGTTTCCAACCAGCGATAGCCGTAGGTCGGGATGTTGGATGACGGCGGGGTTGTGCTACTGGAAAACATGTCGAATCGTTCGACTCGCAGGCGATAGCTGTAGTTGTGCCGGGGCTGGAAGTTCACGATTTCACTGAGGAAGGCTTCGCCGTTGACGACGTTGCAGTACACGGCGCCGCATGGGGTTCTGTGGGGTCCTACGGTTATTTCTTCTTCTGTGCCCGTTAATTCAGTTTTTGAGACTATTTCAGTCAAGACGTATCGCCCGTCGCTGTACTGGTTTGCATTGAGGGTATAGTGATACCCGGCTTCGTAATCGAAGTGGGTGATGATGTCGTTGTAGGGCGCCACGTTAATCAGCAGGCAAACGTAGTCGATTTGCGTGCATTTTACCCGCGTTGGTCCCACAGATATGGTTGTCGGAGTGGATGGCGCGCGGGTTTTTTCTATTTGTTCCAGCAGGCGATAACTGTATTGGCTGGCATCCTGCGGCGGTTCCTTTCCATCATAGGGGTCGTATTTGCCGATCCGCAGACGATAGTTGTAGCCCGCTTCGAAGTTGAAGCCCTCAATGCTGTCGTAGAACAATGAGCCGTCAACGATCATGCAGGTCTGTTCGCCGACGCCGTAGCATCTGGCCAGAGCAGGACCGACGGT
This window encodes:
- a CDS encoding DUF4377 domain-containing protein; its protein translation is MHTRWFFLFALFLTACIGPLDPNNSEYIEIQEVTVGPALARCYGVGEQTCMIVDGSLFYDSIEGFNFEAGYNYRLRIGKYDPYDGKEPPQDASQYSYRLLEQIEKTRAPSTPTTISVGPTRVKCTQIDYVCLLINVAPYNDIITHFDYEAGYHYTLNANQYSDGRYVLTEIVSKTELTGTEEEITVGPHRTPCGAVYCNVVNGEAFLSEIVNFQPRHNYSYRLRVERFDMFSSSTTPPSSNIPTYGYRWLETLEQSTNN